The following coding sequences are from one Musa acuminata AAA Group cultivar baxijiao chromosome BXJ1-6, Cavendish_Baxijiao_AAA, whole genome shotgun sequence window:
- the LOC103989074 gene encoding alpha-(1,4)-fucosyltransferase: MPPLSNRAALTRFVPSSILLLLVLLLASYLDFSSPFRSSSSSSAAASFAAAAARPIPDTPEAPTANLSSAAANDKPPEPFTDLAAAFARWDEEVGCDRFREKHRNSTADASAIQDAEAGDCSTLGARHVSVLVKRGGWIPDEMDNLYSCRCGLTCLWTKSDTLADKPDAELFEGWMRPPQTRRKGEPLRAYLDIEASRQRTGFEDIFVGYHSKDDVQCTYPASMFRKFRSYRVSPVKRNDTLVYWSSSRCFQFRNELAAKFFANISHHSFGGCLNSVGGTDAALAFYPECKTEMMAEPHWWDHLHCAMSHYKFVLAIENTKTESYITEKLYYALDAGAVPIYFGAPDVDSFVPPHSIIDGSKFASMEELASYVKAVGDDPVAYAEYHAWRRCGVMGYYGKNRATNLDALPCRLCEHVSRKGGREAA; this comes from the exons ATGCCGCCACTAAGCAACCGCGCCGCCCTCACCCGCTTCGTCCCCTcgtccatcctcctcctcctcgtcctcctcctcgccaGCTACCTCGACTTCTCCTCCCCcttccgctcctcctcctcctcctccgctgccgcctctttcgccgccgccgccgccagacCTATCCCCGACACCCCGGAGGCGCCAACCGCCAAcctctcctccgccgccgccaacGACAAACCCCCTGAGCCCTTCACCGACCTCGCCGCTGCCTTCGCGAGATGGGACGAGGAGGTCGGCTGCGACCGGTTCCGGGAGAAGCACCGCAACTCGACGGCCGACGCTTCGGCGATCCAGGACGCCGAGGCCGGCGACTGCTCGACGCTCGGGGCCAGGCACGTCAGCGTTCTGGTGAAGAGAGGGGGTTGGATTCCGGACGAGATGGATAACCTGTACTCCTGCCGCTGCGGGCTGACCTGCCTCTGGACCAAATCCGACACCCTCGCCGACAAGCCCGACGCCGAGCTCTTCGAGGGATGGATGCGACCTCCGCAGACG AGAAGAAAAGGAGAACCCCTTCGCGCTTATCTCGACATCGAGGCCAGCAGGCAAAGAACAGGATTCGAAGACATATTTGTGGGGTATCATTCCAAGGATGATGTCCAGTGCACATATCCAGCGTCCATGTTTCGCAAATTCCGGAGCTACCGTGTCTCCCCTGTGAAAAGAAAT GACACCCTCGTCTACTGGTCTTCCTCAAGGTGCTTCCAGTTTCGGAACGAACTCGCCGCCAAATTCTTCGCCAACATCTCCCACCACTCCTTCGGAGGGTGCTTGAACAGCGTAGGGGGAACTGATGCTGCGCTCGCCTTCTACCCCGAGTGCAAGACGGAGATGATGGCGGAGCCACACTGGTGGGATCATCTGCACTGTGCCATGTCGCACTACAAGTTCGTCCTGGCCATTGAGAACACCAAGACGGAAAGCTACATCACCGAGAAGCTCTACTACGCACTCGACGCCGGCGCGGTGCCCATCTACTTTGGGGCGCCGGACGTGGACAGCTTCGTCCCGCCGCATTCCATCATCGATGGATCCAAGTTTGCGTCAATGGAGGAGCTGGCTTCGTACGTGAAGGCCGTGGGAGATGACCCCGTTGCCTACGCGGAGTACCATGCTTGGAGGAGGTGCGGCGTGATGGGGTACTACGGGAAGAACCGCGCCACCAACCTGGATGCGCTGCCGTGCCGGCTGTGCGAGCATGTGAGCAGGAAAGGTGGAAGAGAGGCTGCATGA